One part of the Magallana gigas chromosome 5, xbMagGiga1.1, whole genome shotgun sequence genome encodes these proteins:
- the LOC105347730 gene encoding cell death abnormality protein 1-like isoform X1 — protein sequence MNEIMNSQIFINVLLPGYFQVSLTESAVCVNNLTKQRNCCTDYRNISGRCEACIGLWGKDCVNRCADGFYGLGCRHKCHCNEQLPICDSKLGCTNRSDTGAMEGISNTTVLAVFLLLTCFLVFLLIGTVLYFYQLQKNREKPSTSQLGVTTCASSNHLKDQTEDAIYNDIRESHFIDSRFVATTNNSSTCFSKDYKQIQGMISKSSKQDMSTPTDSRVLSPTEYESCFKESEGYSRLGLKSHVRSSVLRKNYE from the exons ATGAATGAGATAATGAACTCTCAGattttcataaatgtattgCTACCAGGTTATTTTCAGGTTTCATTGACAGAATCTGCTGTGTGCGTTAACAA CTTAACAAAGCAAAGGAACTGCTGCACGGACTATAGGAATATATCTGGGAGATGCGAAG CCTGCATCGGTTTGTGGGGAAAGGACTGTGTCAATAGATGTGCAGATGGTTTTTATGGACTCGGTTGTCGCCATAAGTGCCATTGTAATGAACAATTACCGATATGTGATTCCAAACTAGGATGTACTAATCGAAGTGATACAGGAG CCATGGAGGGAATATCAAATACGACAGTTTTGGCCGTTTTCCTTCTTCTCACTTGTTTTCTTGTATTCCTGTTAATAGGAACAGTGCTTTATTTTTACCAACTACA AAAAAATCGTGAGAAACCAAGTACGTCTCAATTAG GTGTAACAACATGTGCAAGCTCTAATCATCTAAAAGATCAAACGGAGGATGCTATCTACAACGATATCAGAGAATCCCATTTTATTGACAGCCGATTTGTTGCTACAACGAACAATTCATCTACATGCTTTTCAAAAGACTATAAACAAATACAAGGGATGATCTCAAAATCATCTAAGCAGGATATGTCAACGCCAACAGACTCAAGAGTCCTGAGTCCTACTGAATATGAAAGTTGCTTTAAAGAATCAGAAGGTTATAGTCGCTTAGGACTTAAAAGTCATGTTCGATCATCTGTCCTCAGAAAAAATTACgagtga
- the LOC117686287 gene encoding serine/arginine-rich splicing factor 4-like gives MAEMRSFEDFGADGVTRWLKERDVSEDVQDLIAENDIDGRTFLDLNESDLKDLSSSFKVRKEIRRCLEELHEKDKDVDESDSPQFKRKRSPSPPTGNLPKLQRPAKRHEPMRQSLQMDDYFIPRSEILNNPSQHSQQSIETERRRVVRMSMDSLIGQNGGRPSEAELQSLARLMASHYPSLRDKPLEGLRDNYNSLVGFLRRRMYNITPPVSTKGRKKGYKSLKKQGEDDGLDKIGQKQMTEEEEVEGQSKGESQSKGGDQSKGESQSKGGDQSKGGNQSKGESQSKGGDQSKGGNQSKGGDQSKGGNQSKGGDQSKGGDQSKGENQSKGGDQSKGGNQSKGGDQSKGGDQSKGGNQSKGGDQSKGGDQSKGGNQSKGGDQSKGGNQSKGGNQSKGGDQSKGGDQSKGGNMEVDKPHEEVEKENQTPNKKKSKEVHSPQKEEEKQVMLKNFKTKVKRH, from the exons ATGGCTGAGATGAGAAGTTTCGAAGACTTTGGCGCTGATGGTGTAAcaagatggcttaaagaaaggGATGTGTCAGAAGATGTTCAAGATTTAATAGCAG AAAACGACATAGATGGAAGGACCTTCCTTGACCTAAATGAATCTGATCTAAAGGATCTTTCAAgttctttcaaagttagaaaggAAATACGGCGGTGTTTAGAAGAGCTG CATGAAAAAGACAAGGATGTTGATGAATCGGACTCCCCTCAATTTAAAAGGAAACGATCACCATCACCTCCTACTGGTAATTTGCCAAAACTACAGAGACCAGCTAAGAGGCATGAACCAATGAGGCAGTCTTTACAAATGGATGATTATTTTATACCAAGATCTGAAATCCTCAACAATCCCTCTCAGCACTCTCAACAGAGCATTGAAACGGAGAGACGACGGGTAGTCCGTATGTCAATGGATTCATTGATAGGACAGAATGGAGGAAGGCCATCAGAGGCAGAACTTCAATCTTTAGCTAGGTTGATGGCAAGTCATTATCCAAGCCTGAGGGATAAGCCATTGGAGGGTCTTAGAGATAATTAT aaTTCATTGGTGGGATTTCTGCGCCGAAGAATGTACAACATCACACCACCTGTATCAACCAAAGGAAGAAAAAAGGGATACAAATCTCTCAAAAAACAG GGTGAAGATGATGGTCTAGACAAAATTGGACAGAAGCAAATGACTGAAGAAGAGGAAGTTGAGGGCCAGAGCAAAGGAGAAAGCCAGAGCAAAGGAGGGGACCAGAGCAAAGGAGAAAGCCAGAGCAAAGGAGGGGACCAGAGCAAAGGAGGGAACCAGAGCAAAGGAGAAAGCCAGAGCAAAGGAGGGGACCAGAGCAAAGGAGGAAACCAGAGCAAAGGAGGCGACCAGAGCAAAGGAGGAAACCAGAGCAAAGGAGGCGACCAGAGCAAAGGAGGCGACCAGAGCAAAGGAGAAAACCAGAGCAAAGGAGGCGACCAGAGCAAAGGAGGAAACCAGAGCAAAGGAGGCGACCAGAGCAAAGGAGGCGACCAGAGCAAAGGAGGAAACCAGAGCAAAGGAGGCGACCAGAGCAAAGGAGGCGACCAGAGCAAAGGAGGGAACCAGAGCAAAGGAGGGGACCAGAGCAAAGGAGGGAACCAGAGCAAAGGAGGGAACCAGAGCAAAGGAGGGGACCAGAGCAAAGGAGGGGACCAGAGCAAAGGAGGGAACATGGAAGTCGATAAGCCTCATGAGGAAGTAGAGAAAGAAAATCAGACtcccaataaaaaaaagagcAAAGAAGTCCATAGTCCACAGAAAGAAGAAGAG aaacaagtGATGCTCAAGAACTTCAAGACAAAAGTAAAACGTCACTGA
- the LOC105347730 gene encoding cell death abnormality protein 1-like isoform X2, which yields MNEIMNSQIFINVLLPGYFQVSLTESAVCVNNLTKQRNCCTDYRNISGRCEACIGLWGKDCVNRCADGFYGLGCRHKCHCNEQLPICDSKLGCTNRSDTGAMEGISNTTVLAVFLLLTCFLVFLLIGTVLYFYQLQKNREKPSVTTCASSNHLKDQTEDAIYNDIRESHFIDSRFVATTNNSSTCFSKDYKQIQGMISKSSKQDMSTPTDSRVLSPTEYESCFKESEGYSRLGLKSHVRSSVLRKNYE from the exons ATGAATGAGATAATGAACTCTCAGattttcataaatgtattgCTACCAGGTTATTTTCAGGTTTCATTGACAGAATCTGCTGTGTGCGTTAACAA CTTAACAAAGCAAAGGAACTGCTGCACGGACTATAGGAATATATCTGGGAGATGCGAAG CCTGCATCGGTTTGTGGGGAAAGGACTGTGTCAATAGATGTGCAGATGGTTTTTATGGACTCGGTTGTCGCCATAAGTGCCATTGTAATGAACAATTACCGATATGTGATTCCAAACTAGGATGTACTAATCGAAGTGATACAGGAG CCATGGAGGGAATATCAAATACGACAGTTTTGGCCGTTTTCCTTCTTCTCACTTGTTTTCTTGTATTCCTGTTAATAGGAACAGTGCTTTATTTTTACCAACTACA AAAAAATCGTGAGAAACCAA GTGTAACAACATGTGCAAGCTCTAATCATCTAAAAGATCAAACGGAGGATGCTATCTACAACGATATCAGAGAATCCCATTTTATTGACAGCCGATTTGTTGCTACAACGAACAATTCATCTACATGCTTTTCAAAAGACTATAAACAAATACAAGGGATGATCTCAAAATCATCTAAGCAGGATATGTCAACGCCAACAGACTCAAGAGTCCTGAGTCCTACTGAATATGAAAGTTGCTTTAAAGAATCAGAAGGTTATAGTCGCTTAGGACTTAAAAGTCATGTTCGATCATCTGTCCTCAGAAAAAATTACgagtga